A single region of the Aquarana catesbeiana isolate 2022-GZ linkage group LG07, ASM4218655v1, whole genome shotgun sequence genome encodes:
- the LOC141102463 gene encoding olfactory receptor 5H18-like — translation MRNVTEISFFTLVGLSDHPRTMNALFMLFLLIYLMTLITNLLIFFLVLTDYHLHNPMYFFLANLAFLDMSYSSVTAPRMLFDLVTKRRSITIPACIAQVFFYSSFACSELFLLSVMSYDRYIAICHPLNYKLIMSWRVCARMASLVWVGGYSISFVHTLLLLRLSFCRTASIHNFFCDLPHLYQITCTDPFINIMAVFLLSGSILLGVFLLTFLPYVFIFSTILRIRSKTGKKKAFYTCSSHITVVFIFYGSVIFIYLVPTSSDMVNLNKLFSVISSLINPLLNPLIYSLKNKDLMETLMRSYYHLKLIQK, via the coding sequence atgaGAAATGTGACAGAGATTTCCTTTTTCACTCTTGTGGGTCTATCAGACCATCCAAGGACCATGAATGCACTATTTATGCTCTTCCTTCTGATCTATCTGATGACACTTATCACAaaccttcttatttttttcttggtcCTCACTGACTACCATCTGCACaacccaatgtatttttttcttgccaACTTGGCATTTCTGGACATGTCCTATTCATCAGTGACCGCACCAAGGATGCTCTTTGATTTGGTCACAAAAAGACGTTCAATAACCATTCCTGCCTGTATAGCCCAAGTCTTCTTCTACTCCTCCTTTGCTTGCTCAGAACTTTTCTTGCTCTCTGTTATGTCCTACGACCGATACATTGCCATCTGCCACCCTCTAAATTACAAACTAATTATGTCTTGGAGAGTCTGTGCTCGTATGGCCTCTCTGGTCTGGGTTGGAGGATATTCCATATCTTTTGTTCATACTTTACTTTTGCTCAGGTTGTCCTTCTGCAGAACAGCTTCCATCCATAACTTCTTTTGTGACCTTCCACACCTATATCAAATTACATGTACCGACCCCTTCATAAACATAATGGCCGTATTCTTATTAAGTGGTAGTATTTTATTGGGAGTCTTTCTTTTGACATTTCTTCCCTATGTCTTTATTTTCAGTACCATCCTTAGAATCCGTAGCAAGACTGGAAAGAAGAAAGCATTCTACACCTGCTCATCACATATTACGGTGGTCTTCATCTTTTATGGATCTGTAATTTTTATTTACTTGGTTCCCACTTCTAGTGATATGGTCAATTTAAACAAACTGTTTTCAGTCATATCTTCCCTCATTAACCCATTGCTGAATCCTCTGATCTACAGCCTCAAGAACAAGGACCTTATGGAGACACTAATGAGGTCTTATTATCACTTAAAGTTAATCCAGAAATAG